One region of Seriola aureovittata isolate HTS-2021-v1 ecotype China chromosome 15, ASM2101889v1, whole genome shotgun sequence genomic DNA includes:
- the ptrh2 gene encoding peptidyl-tRNA hydrolase 2, mitochondrial isoform X1: MTKSAGSVIHAASASSSPAGLNMDLLYGPLSLGVVAGVGCGLFLGWHLRGRFRPASKSIMAAMGNGNSEASVMGEGGEFKMILVVRNDLKMGKGKVAAQCAHAAVSAYKQVQRRNPELLKQWEYCGQPKVVVKAPDENTLIDLLGHAKEVGLPVSLIQDAGRTQIAPGSRTVLGIGPGPADLIDSVSGELKLY; the protein is encoded by the exons ATGACTAAATCAGCCGGGAGCGTCATTCATGCCGCCAGCGCGTCGAGTAGCCCCGCAG GTTTAAACATGGATTTGCTGTATGGTCCATTGAGCTTGGGTGTAGTAGCAGGAGTGGGCTGTGGGCTGTTCCTCGGTTGGCACCTTCGGGGACGCTTCCGTCCAGCATCCAAAAGCATCATGGCGGCGATGGGGAACGGCAACAGTGAGGCAAGTGTGATGGGAGAAGGAGGCGAATTCAAGATGATTCTGGTGGTCCGTAATGACCTGAAGATGGGCAAAGGAAAGGTTGCTGCCCAATGCGCACATGCTGCTGTATCAGCTTACAAGCAGGTCCAGCGCAGGAACCCAGAGCTTCTCAAACAGTGGGAGTACTGCGGCCAGCCCAAGGTGGTGGTGAAGGCCCCTGATGAGAACACCCTGATCGATCTGTTGGGTCACGCCAAAGAAGTAGGGCTTCCTGTCAGCCTGATCCAGGATGCAGGAAGGACTCAAATTGCACCTGGGTCTCGCACTGTGCTGGGTATTGGTCCAGGCCCAGCGGATCTGATTGATAGTGTTAGTGGAGAGTTGAAGCTCTACTAG
- the ptrh2 gene encoding peptidyl-tRNA hydrolase 2, mitochondrial isoform X2 has product MDLLYGPLSLGVVAGVGCGLFLGWHLRGRFRPASKSIMAAMGNGNSEASVMGEGGEFKMILVVRNDLKMGKGKVAAQCAHAAVSAYKQVQRRNPELLKQWEYCGQPKVVVKAPDENTLIDLLGHAKEVGLPVSLIQDAGRTQIAPGSRTVLGIGPGPADLIDSVSGELKLY; this is encoded by the coding sequence ATGGATTTGCTGTATGGTCCATTGAGCTTGGGTGTAGTAGCAGGAGTGGGCTGTGGGCTGTTCCTCGGTTGGCACCTTCGGGGACGCTTCCGTCCAGCATCCAAAAGCATCATGGCGGCGATGGGGAACGGCAACAGTGAGGCAAGTGTGATGGGAGAAGGAGGCGAATTCAAGATGATTCTGGTGGTCCGTAATGACCTGAAGATGGGCAAAGGAAAGGTTGCTGCCCAATGCGCACATGCTGCTGTATCAGCTTACAAGCAGGTCCAGCGCAGGAACCCAGAGCTTCTCAAACAGTGGGAGTACTGCGGCCAGCCCAAGGTGGTGGTGAAGGCCCCTGATGAGAACACCCTGATCGATCTGTTGGGTCACGCCAAAGAAGTAGGGCTTCCTGTCAGCCTGATCCAGGATGCAGGAAGGACTCAAATTGCACCTGGGTCTCGCACTGTGCTGGGTATTGGTCCAGGCCCAGCGGATCTGATTGATAGTGTTAGTGGAGAGTTGAAGCTCTACTAG
- the LOC130181942 gene encoding inner centromere protein-like, producing MDHIGLNVASGEAGDETLGPHFIDVEEIIDVNEELQDSEEEERDINEREELRRRLCLVKTRYRQERELHDHMFKHGLALEELMNETAAENKYLTSKMKEFQQQMANIRKMWEEEDEEALRQELLSEEENTVKSQLIYIRKKEKENQKLRERNEELTAELHRVSVGDIHRGEIQTLRAAEQKYKKFVILIKKNNEEYTEYFNTIQDLRQEQRELQDALSSRHEEHAVAALNLQNESETLSEQRQPQVSLAEDKDDVKHKDERPLKTESWWHRCAKALRKGVKVAGIITPCVLLSVGLMVYTTPDCLSPDPDCSLWNIAFDLLLSYSELCHTHTPVY from the exons ATGGATCACATCGGCTTAAATGTGGCTTCAGGGGAAGCAGGTGACGAGACGCTGGGACCACACTTCATAGACGTGGAAGAAATAATTGATGTAAATGAGGAACTACAAgacagtgaagaggaggagcgagATATCAA tgaACGAGAGGAGCTCAGGAGGAGACTCTGTCTGGTTAAAACCAGATACCGACAGGAGAGGGAGCTCCATGACCACATGTTCAAGCATGGACTGGCACTTGAGGAGCTCATGAATGAGACAGCAGCTGAGAATAAATACCTCACCAGCAAAATGAAAGA GTTCCAACAGCAGATGGCAAACATAAGAAAaatgtgggaggaggaggatgaagaagctCTGCGCCAGGAGCTTCTGTCTGAGGAGGAAAACACTGTTAAGAGCCAACTGATTTACATAAGGAAGAAG GAGAAGGAGAATcagaagctgagagagagaaatgaggagcTGACTGCTGAG CTGCACAGAGTCTCTGTGGGAGACATACATCGGGGAGAAATTCAAACTCTAAGAGCAGCTGAACAGAAATACAAG aAATTTGTGatcttgattaaaaaaaataatgaggaGTACACAGAGTATTTCAACACAATTCAG GACCTCagacaggaacagagagaaCTTCAAGATGCGCTGAGCAGCAGACACGAGGAGCATGCAGT AGCTGCACTGAATCTCCAAAATGAGTCAGAGACACTAAGTGAACAGAGACAACCACAGGTCTCTTTAGCAGag GATAAAGATGACGTAAAGCACAAAGATGAGAGGCCACTGAAGACTGAAAG ctggTGGCACCGTTGTGCCAAGGCCCTGCGGAAAGGAGTGAAGGTAGCAGGAATCATCACCCCTTGTGTCTTACTGTCTGTGGGTCTCATGGTCTACACGACACCTGACTGCCTCAGTCCAGATCCTGACTGCAGCCTGTGGAACATCGCTTTTGACCTGCTGCTGTCCTACAGCgagctctgtcacacacacactcctgtttaTTAA